The Geothrix sp. genome window below encodes:
- a CDS encoding response regulator, producing MTAPTSSIRRKVITLVLATTTTALLLSALAFLGYEGYALRRAAAQDLQALGEIIAYNTAPFVAFHDGGPATQILESLKTHGHIARAQVHMASGELLASYPADGRPVVIHPLDAARDRVWFSGGRIELTKLVHNPEGQPTGFVFLSSDMSHLNARLVLASLFLAGMLLLIGLVVATFVRRWARVITEPVLELAGVASRVSTSRDYSLRAQSRSDDELGALIGAFNGMLERIQEQDRHLAEHRGQLEEQVATRTGELVRTNNELLIAKERAEVSNRAKSTFLANMSHELRTPLNAILLYSELVREDSEAAGHAEILPDVRRIESAGRHLLSLINDILDLSKIEAGKMTVSCETFDVPGMIRDVLATVEPLAAKNGNSLHFTCAPDVEEIHSDAIKVRQSLFNLLSNACKFTREGHIEVRAAVDPLPGSETPWLHLSVEDTGIGISPDQLQRIFSEFIQAEEGTSRQFGGTGLGLALSRKFCQILGGDIRVRSEAGKGSVFTMLLPLSPPKAPPAPEPASTLGGLSGQGTPAASLPRGPVLLIDDDPTLLEALSRLLARDGYEVRMAQNGAEGLRMAREFHPGIIVLDVMMPLMDGWEVLKALKSDPVLEPIPVVMLTILDEVERGLALGAAEYLFKPIDRAQLTGVLLKFQPSSPPFQVLVVEDDQATQHTLRRILLAEGWESRSASDGAEALDLLREGVPNLILLDLMMPGMDGFDFLAEKQANPEWAGIPVVVLTARELGTAEQERLRRSQVAAVMQKGLYTKGELVEEVQRTIRRSTALMPEGGRA from the coding sequence TTGACCGCACCGACCTCATCCATCCGCCGCAAGGTGATCACGCTGGTCCTCGCCACGACGACCACGGCCCTGCTGCTCTCGGCCCTGGCCTTCCTGGGGTATGAGGGCTACGCGCTGCGGCGGGCGGCGGCCCAGGATCTGCAGGCCCTCGGGGAGATCATCGCCTACAACACGGCACCCTTCGTGGCCTTCCACGACGGGGGCCCGGCCACTCAGATTCTCGAGAGCCTGAAGACGCACGGCCACATCGCCCGGGCCCAGGTCCACATGGCTTCGGGGGAACTGCTGGCCTCGTACCCGGCGGATGGGCGCCCCGTGGTCATCCACCCGCTGGACGCCGCCCGCGACCGGGTCTGGTTTTCCGGGGGCCGCATCGAGCTGACGAAGCTCGTCCACAACCCGGAAGGGCAGCCCACCGGCTTCGTCTTCCTGTCCTCGGACATGAGCCACCTGAACGCACGCCTGGTCCTGGCGAGCCTGTTCCTGGCCGGCATGCTGCTCCTGATCGGCCTCGTGGTCGCGACCTTCGTCCGGCGCTGGGCCCGGGTGATCACGGAGCCGGTTCTGGAGCTCGCGGGCGTCGCGTCGCGGGTATCCACCAGCCGGGACTACAGCCTGCGGGCCCAGTCCCGTTCCGATGATGAGCTGGGGGCCCTGATCGGGGCGTTCAACGGGATGCTGGAGCGCATCCAGGAGCAGGACCGCCACCTGGCCGAGCACCGCGGCCAGCTGGAGGAGCAGGTGGCCACCCGCACGGGCGAACTCGTCCGGACCAACAACGAACTGCTCATCGCCAAGGAGCGGGCCGAAGTCTCCAATCGTGCCAAGAGCACCTTCCTGGCGAACATGAGCCACGAGCTGCGCACACCCCTCAACGCCATCCTGCTCTACAGCGAGCTGGTGCGCGAGGACTCCGAGGCCGCGGGACACGCCGAGATCCTGCCGGATGTGCGCCGCATCGAGTCCGCCGGGCGCCACCTGCTGAGCCTCATCAACGACATCCTGGACCTTTCCAAGATCGAAGCCGGGAAGATGACCGTCTCCTGCGAAACCTTCGATGTGCCGGGCATGATCCGCGATGTCCTCGCCACCGTGGAGCCCCTGGCCGCCAAGAACGGAAACTCGCTCCATTTCACCTGCGCTCCTGATGTGGAGGAGATCCACTCGGATGCGATCAAGGTGCGGCAGTCCCTCTTCAACCTGCTGAGCAATGCCTGCAAGTTCACCCGGGAGGGCCACATCGAAGTGCGGGCCGCCGTGGATCCCTTGCCGGGCTCGGAGACTCCTTGGCTTCACCTCTCCGTGGAGGACACGGGCATCGGCATCAGCCCGGATCAGCTGCAGCGGATCTTCAGCGAGTTCATCCAGGCGGAGGAAGGCACCAGCCGCCAGTTCGGCGGCACGGGGCTGGGCTTGGCCCTCAGCCGCAAGTTCTGTCAGATCCTGGGCGGCGACATTCGCGTCCGGAGCGAGGCGGGCAAGGGCTCGGTCTTCACCATGCTCCTGCCCCTGTCGCCCCCGAAGGCGCCGCCGGCCCCTGAGCCGGCTTCCACCCTTGGCGGGCTGAGCGGGCAGGGCACGCCGGCGGCCAGTTTGCCGAGGGGCCCAGTCCTGCTCATCGACGACGACCCGACGCTCCTGGAGGCCCTGTCCCGGCTGCTGGCCCGGGACGGCTACGAGGTTCGGATGGCCCAGAACGGCGCCGAGGGGCTGCGCATGGCCCGGGAGTTCCACCCGGGGATCATCGTGCTGGATGTGATGATGCCCCTGATGGACGGCTGGGAGGTGCTGAAGGCCCTCAAATCGGATCCGGTGCTGGAACCCATCCCGGTCGTGATGCTCACGATCCTCGATGAGGTCGAGCGGGGCCTGGCCCTGGGGGCGGCGGAGTATCTCTTCAAGCCCATCGACCGGGCCCAGCTCACGGGGGTGCTCCTGAAGTTCCAGCCGTCCTCGCCCCCCTTCCAGGTGCTCGTGGTCGAGGACGACCAGGCGACCCAGCACACCCTGCGGCGGATCCTGCTGGCCGAGGGCTGGGAGTCCCGTTCAGCCTCCGATGGCGCCGAGGCCCTCGACCTTCTGCGGGAAGGGGTTCCGAACCTGATCCTCCTGGACCTGATGATGCCGGGCATGGACGGCTTCGATTTCCTGGCGGAGAAGCAGGCGAACCCTGAGTGGGCGGGTATTCCAGTGGTGGTCCTGACCGCCCGGGAACTCGGGACCGCCGAGCAGGAGCGGCTGCGCCGTAGCCAGGTGGCGGCCGTGATGCAGAAGGGCCTCTACACCAAGGGAGAACTGGTTGAGGAAGTTCAGCGCACCATCCGCCGGAGTACTGCCCTGATGCCGGAAGGGGGGCGAGCATGA
- a CDS encoding response regulator yields the protein MSRILLVEDNEMNRDAISRLLERRGFTLLTAPDGEEGVRLCREALPDLVLMDLGLPGIDGFEATRRIKADPATQGIPVVALTARALTSDREAAFEAGCDDYDTKPVDLTRLVAKIRQLLGREGDAP from the coding sequence ATGAGCCGGATCCTGCTGGTCGAGGACAACGAGATGAACCGGGATGCCATCTCCCGGCTGCTGGAACGACGCGGATTCACCCTGCTGACGGCGCCGGATGGCGAGGAAGGGGTGCGCCTCTGCCGGGAAGCCCTGCCGGATCTGGTGCTCATGGACCTGGGGCTGCCCGGCATCGACGGGTTCGAGGCCACCCGTCGGATCAAGGCCGATCCCGCCACTCAGGGGATTCCGGTCGTGGCCCTGACAGCCCGGGCCCTGACCTCGGACCGGGAGGCGGCCTTCGAGGCCGGATGCGACGATTACGATACCAAGCCCGTGGATCTGACCCGGCTGGTGGCCAAGATCCGGCAGCTGCTGGGACGCGAGGGTGATGCGCCATGA
- a CDS encoding hybrid sensor histidine kinase/response regulator → MIHGNPARLLVVDDADSNREVMTRILEREGHEVATAVDGAEGLAKLRSGSYDLVLLDVMMPGIDGIQVIQVMHEDERLKRIPVIMLSALHEQETILKCIQLGAQDYLPKPINQQLLKARIAASLEKKRLQDLELQYTQQVESISAQLKAANEQLLRANQLKSRFLATAAHDLKNPLGGIVLLSDGIRMEAEAGGSYARIATQAGRVHDVVQKMVHIINGLLDATVQEVGEVSPCFEMTDLGDLIRRVIQENELYAASKDIRLHGPAPAARCQGSVDGTRLAQVIDNLVNNAIKYSPGGREVRVELGLQVTGAGRRARIEVRDQGPGFTPADLERAFEPFQRLSALPTGGEYSTGLGLSIVKQMVELHGGQVWIESEPGQGAAFVVEIPLVEEGSRDRGPHPH, encoded by the coding sequence ATGATCCATGGAAATCCAGCCCGCCTGCTCGTGGTCGATGACGCGGATTCCAACCGCGAGGTGATGACCCGCATCCTCGAGCGCGAGGGCCATGAGGTGGCCACGGCCGTCGACGGCGCCGAGGGGCTGGCGAAGCTCCGCAGCGGGAGCTACGACCTGGTGCTCCTGGATGTGATGATGCCGGGCATCGACGGCATCCAGGTGATCCAGGTCATGCATGAGGATGAGCGGCTCAAGCGCATTCCCGTGATCATGCTCTCCGCCCTCCACGAACAGGAGACGATCCTGAAGTGCATCCAGCTGGGGGCCCAGGACTACCTGCCGAAACCCATCAACCAGCAGCTCCTCAAGGCCCGCATCGCGGCCAGCCTGGAGAAGAAGCGGCTGCAGGACCTGGAGCTGCAGTACACCCAGCAGGTGGAGTCCATCAGCGCCCAGCTGAAGGCGGCCAATGAGCAGCTCCTTCGTGCCAACCAGCTGAAGAGCCGTTTCCTCGCCACCGCGGCCCACGACCTGAAGAACCCACTCGGCGGCATCGTCCTGCTTTCCGACGGCATCCGCATGGAGGCCGAGGCGGGAGGCTCCTACGCCCGCATCGCCACCCAGGCGGGGCGGGTCCACGATGTGGTCCAGAAGATGGTCCACATCATCAACGGCCTGCTGGATGCGACCGTCCAGGAGGTGGGCGAGGTGAGCCCCTGCTTCGAGATGACCGACTTGGGCGACCTGATTCGTCGCGTGATCCAGGAAAACGAGCTCTATGCGGCGAGCAAGGACATCCGCCTCCATGGCCCGGCACCCGCCGCGAGGTGCCAAGGCTCCGTGGACGGCACCCGGCTGGCCCAGGTCATCGACAACCTCGTGAACAACGCCATTAAGTACTCCCCCGGTGGTCGCGAAGTCCGGGTGGAGCTGGGCCTCCAGGTGACCGGCGCTGGGCGCCGGGCCCGCATCGAAGTGCGCGACCAGGGGCCTGGTTTCACGCCCGCGGACCTGGAGAGGGCCTTCGAACCCTTCCAGCGGCTCTCCGCCCTTCCCACCGGCGGCGAATACAGCACCGGGCTCGGTCTTTCCATCGTCAAGCAGATGGTCGAGCTGCACGGCGGCCAGGTCTGGATCGAAAGCGAACCTGGCCAGGGAGCGGCCTTCGTGGTGGAGATCCCGCTGGTGGAGGAGGGCTCTAGGGACAGAGGCCCCCATCCACATTGA
- a CDS encoding 3-oxoacyl-ACP reductase family protein has translation MPFNQPPLLGRIAFVTGSSRGIGRAIAVEFARWGADVVVHAHKNLDLAEAVAEEIRGTGRRAMAVLADVRVKAELEAAADRVKAELGPVDILVNNAGTRQDGPFILMGDEKWEEVMNVNLRGTVYATKAFVRGMMNRKWGRIVNIVSPTGIIGKAGQTNYGASKGAVIALTRSLAREMAPFGVLVNAVNPGLIHTELTQDVPEEARRQMLAPTILKREGEPEEVAGVVAFLCSDWASYMSGQIINVDGGLCP, from the coding sequence ATGCCCTTCAACCAGCCACCCCTGCTCGGCCGCATCGCCTTCGTCACCGGGTCCTCCCGGGGCATCGGGCGGGCCATCGCCGTGGAGTTCGCCCGCTGGGGGGCCGATGTGGTGGTCCACGCCCACAAGAACCTGGATCTGGCCGAGGCCGTGGCGGAGGAAATCCGAGGTACGGGCCGCCGGGCCATGGCCGTGCTGGCGGATGTGCGCGTGAAGGCGGAGCTGGAAGCCGCCGCCGACCGCGTGAAGGCGGAGCTGGGCCCGGTGGACATCCTCGTGAACAATGCGGGCACCCGCCAGGACGGCCCCTTCATCCTCATGGGCGACGAGAAGTGGGAGGAGGTCATGAATGTGAACCTCCGGGGCACCGTCTACGCCACCAAGGCCTTCGTGCGAGGCATGATGAACCGCAAGTGGGGGCGCATCGTCAACATCGTCAGCCCCACGGGCATCATCGGCAAGGCGGGCCAGACCAACTACGGAGCCAGCAAGGGCGCGGTGATCGCCCTCACCCGCAGCCTCGCCCGGGAGATGGCGCCCTTCGGTGTGCTGGTGAACGCGGTGAACCCCGGCCTCATCCACACCGAGCTGACCCAGGATGTGCCCGAAGAGGCCCGCCGGCAGATGCTCGCCCCGACCATCCTCAAGCGGGAGGGCGAACCGGAGGAGGTGGCGGGCGTGGTGGCCTTCCTCTGTTCTGATTGGGCCAGCTACATGAGCGGGCAGATCATCAATGTGGATGGGGGCCTCTGTCCCTAG
- a CDS encoding 4a-hydroxytetrahydrobiopterin dehydratase has product MSKDLVSPDAMEAFLKAHPDWVAQGDAHGLTLRRRYVFSAYPRGLGFVVAAAEHAEKVDHHPDLTLGYRWVVAVLTTHVSLGVTQRDLDLAEALDRLYQEHI; this is encoded by the coding sequence ATGTCCAAGGATCTGGTGAGTCCCGACGCCATGGAGGCTTTCCTGAAGGCGCACCCCGATTGGGTCGCGCAGGGCGATGCCCACGGCCTGACCCTCCGCCGGCGCTATGTGTTCTCCGCCTATCCCCGCGGCCTCGGGTTCGTGGTGGCGGCCGCTGAACATGCCGAGAAGGTGGACCACCATCCTGACCTCACCCTCGGCTACCGCTGGGTGGTGGCCGTCCTCACCACCCATGTCAGCCTCGGCGTCACCCAGCGGGACCTGGATCTGGCCGAGGCGCTGGACCGGCTGTACCAGGAGCATATCTAG
- a CDS encoding pseudouridine synthase encodes MARIEREWQAEHEGAALASELHKVMVISHRQAKGFIDGRCVTVNDQPAEKHGQRLKVGDKVKVAFDPEQTYEVLPPARKLQAGPYEALWEDTHLLFVFKPAGLLTVPAEKPGEPSLAEAITESYRRRGFKRFNLYIVHRLDRFTSGVLVFAKTPEALHGLKKHFELHRLQRVYFAILVGELPENSGTLAGHLIEHAKSLKMSVATVRKGPGGGKRMPAGAKEAVTHYRVIERLPGHTVVEVKLETGRRNQIRVQFADRGYPLLGDQVYGVESPLLDRQALHAELLGFKHPVTEEQVTVTAPMPADMEAALKALRNQARIVRASSGVKGEEGIFQPTESRDHKLKRVARAKRYDDQEGAPARPMRPRREDGDARPRRPAGLSDRPARPRRDGEDERPRRTFGASDRPARPRREDGDARPHRPSGPNDRPARPRRDSEDERPRRTFGAADRPARPRREDGDARPHRPSGPNDRPARPRREGEDERPRRTFGAADRPARPRREDGDARPHRPSGPNDRPARPRREGEDERPRRTFGAADRPTRPRREDGDARPRRPSGPNDRPARPRREDGEARPRRTFGAADRPSGPRREGPADRPTRKPVPRMGKSKPRKP; translated from the coding sequence ATGGCACGCATCGAACGGGAATGGCAGGCGGAGCACGAAGGCGCGGCCCTGGCTTCAGAACTGCACAAGGTGATGGTGATCAGCCACCGCCAGGCCAAGGGTTTCATTGATGGCCGCTGCGTGACCGTGAACGACCAGCCGGCCGAGAAGCACGGCCAGCGGCTCAAGGTCGGCGACAAGGTCAAGGTGGCCTTCGACCCCGAACAGACCTACGAGGTGCTGCCCCCTGCCCGCAAGCTCCAGGCCGGCCCCTATGAAGCGCTGTGGGAGGACACCCACCTGCTCTTCGTATTCAAGCCCGCGGGCCTGCTCACCGTGCCGGCGGAAAAGCCGGGCGAACCCAGCCTGGCCGAGGCCATCACCGAATCCTATCGCCGCCGCGGCTTCAAGCGCTTCAATCTCTACATCGTGCACCGCCTCGACCGCTTCACCAGCGGTGTGCTGGTCTTCGCCAAGACCCCCGAGGCCCTCCACGGCCTGAAGAAGCATTTCGAGCTGCACCGCCTCCAGCGAGTCTATTTCGCCATCCTCGTGGGCGAACTGCCCGAAAACAGCGGCACCCTGGCGGGACATCTCATCGAGCACGCCAAGTCCCTGAAGATGTCCGTGGCCACGGTCCGCAAGGGCCCCGGAGGCGGCAAGCGCATGCCCGCCGGTGCCAAGGAGGCCGTGACCCACTACCGCGTCATCGAGCGCCTGCCGGGCCATACCGTGGTGGAAGTGAAGCTGGAGACGGGCCGCCGCAACCAGATCCGCGTGCAGTTCGCCGACCGGGGCTATCCCCTGCTGGGCGATCAGGTCTACGGCGTGGAGAGCCCCCTGCTCGACCGCCAGGCCCTGCATGCCGAGCTGCTGGGCTTCAAGCACCCCGTCACCGAGGAGCAGGTCACCGTCACCGCCCCCATGCCCGCGGACATGGAAGCCGCCCTCAAGGCCCTCCGCAACCAGGCCCGCATCGTCCGCGCCAGCAGCGGCGTGAAGGGCGAGGAGGGCATCTTCCAGCCCACGGAGAGCCGCGACCACAAGCTCAAGCGCGTGGCCCGCGCCAAGCGCTACGACGACCAGGAGGGTGCCCCCGCGCGCCCCATGCGCCCCCGGCGTGAGGATGGCGATGCCCGGCCCCGTCGGCCCGCCGGCCTGAGCGACCGCCCCGCCCGGCCCCGCCGCGACGGTGAAGACGAGCGCCCCCGCCGCACCTTCGGCGCCTCGGACCGTCCCGCCCGTCCCCGGCGTGAGGACGGCGATGCCCGGCCCCACCGCCCTTCCGGTCCGAACGATCGTCCCGCTCGACCCCGCCGCGACAGTGAAGACGAGCGCCCCCGCCGCACCTTCGGCGCCGCGGACCGTCCCGCCCGTCCCCGGCGTGAGGATGGCGATGCCCGGCCCCACCGACCCTCCGGCCCGAACGACCGCCCCGCCCGGCCTCGGCGTGAGGGTGAAGACGAGCGTCCCCGCCGCACCTTCGGCGCCGCGGACCGTCCCGCCCGCCCCCGGCGCGAGGATGGGGATGCCCGGCCCCACCGACCCTCCGGCCCGAACGACCGCCCCGCCCGGCCTCGGCGTGAGGGTGAAGACGAGCGTCCCCGCCGCACCTTCGGCGCCGCGGACCGTCCCACCCGTCCCCGGCGTGAGGATGGGGATGCCCGGCCTCGCCGACCCTCCGGCCCGAACGACCGCCCCGCCCGCCCCCGGCGCGAGGATGGCGAAGCCCGGCCCCGCCGGACCTTCGGCGCTGCGGACCGCCCCTCCGGCCCCCGCCGCGAAGGTCCCGCCGACCGCCCCACGCGCAAGCCCGTGCCCCGGATGGGAAAGTCCAAGCCGCGGAAACCCTAG
- a CDS encoding pitrilysin family protein, with the protein MPFSRRLILPLCGALAFALVAGDAPKPATPAAKATSRSKAPKATAPQVPLPAPVKVTAVEGITEYRLANGLRVLLFPDASKATITTNITYLVGSRHENYGETGMAHLLEHLVFKPSKHFSGKDGTMTPVQALNKVGARFNGTTWLDRTNYFVTFPSTDENLKLILDLEADRMVHANIDQNDLWDPVEKKGEMTVVRNEMEGGENSPFRITLQRTMSTAYEWHNYGKSTIGARSDVEHVNIDRLRAFYRNYYQPDNAVFLVAGKFDEAKTLVEINERLGRIPKPTRILEPTYTLDPTQDGERSVIIRRVGDVQMLMAAYHIPAGTDPDFPALEILGQILADTPGGRLHKALVDTKRATFVFPFVNGTKEPGLAIFGTQLPKDSNGEEAKAILLKTLEESAAQPFTQEEVDRARQQILKQVDLHLNESDRLGVALSEYIAEGDWRLFFLQRDRYKQLTVAQVQAAATKYLKRENRTLGQFIPTEKPDRAEIPAMVDAAALVKDYKGQAAVAKGDAFEASPANIDASTRRFTTVAGMKVALLPKKTRGESVNLQLVLRLGSEASLKDKDVAGSMAAQMLMRGSVKHTRQQIQDTLDKLKAEVSLFGDGENVRAVVTTTRPNLSAVLDLLAEIVKEPAFDKEEFSKLVSETAASIESNKKEPAFLAQTALRMHLDPYPQGHLRHVMGLEESIAAIKGAKLEDAKAFHQAFYGTSAGELSVVGDFDAAAVQGQVQALFGAWKAHEPFQRMPQRLKADLRPLSAKLETPEKAQAFFIAALPMPVKDSDPDYPALVLGNHLLGGGSINSRIANRLRQKEGLSYGAGSQFQASALDAVGQWMAYAIYAPENLERLESAFRQELALANEKGFTAEEIAAAKTSWLQSQATGRAQDRQLCMRLNADLFNGRTQAFQADLEKKVQALSNDQILAALRKHLDPAKLNVVRAGDFAKGAKK; encoded by the coding sequence ATGCCCTTCTCCCGTCGACTCATCTTGCCCTTGTGCGGGGCTTTGGCCTTCGCGCTGGTGGCGGGAGACGCCCCCAAGCCCGCCACCCCCGCGGCAAAAGCCACCTCCAGGTCGAAAGCCCCGAAGGCCACCGCGCCCCAGGTGCCCCTGCCCGCCCCCGTCAAGGTGACCGCGGTGGAGGGCATCACCGAATACCGCCTGGCCAACGGCTTGCGCGTGCTGCTCTTCCCTGACGCCAGCAAGGCCACCATCACCACCAACATCACCTACCTGGTGGGCAGCCGCCACGAGAACTACGGCGAGACCGGCATGGCCCACCTGCTGGAGCACCTCGTCTTCAAGCCCAGCAAGCACTTCAGCGGCAAGGACGGCACGATGACGCCCGTGCAGGCCCTGAACAAGGTCGGCGCCCGCTTCAACGGCACCACCTGGCTGGATCGCACCAACTACTTCGTGACCTTCCCCTCCACGGACGAGAACTTGAAGCTGATCCTCGACCTGGAGGCGGACCGCATGGTCCACGCGAACATCGACCAGAACGACCTCTGGGATCCCGTTGAGAAGAAGGGCGAGATGACCGTGGTCCGCAACGAGATGGAGGGCGGCGAGAACAGCCCGTTCCGCATCACCCTCCAGCGCACCATGTCTACCGCCTACGAGTGGCACAACTACGGCAAGTCCACCATCGGCGCCCGCAGCGATGTCGAGCATGTGAACATCGACCGCCTTCGCGCCTTCTACCGGAACTACTACCAGCCGGACAACGCCGTGTTCCTGGTGGCCGGCAAGTTCGACGAGGCCAAGACCCTCGTGGAGATCAACGAACGGCTCGGCCGCATTCCCAAGCCCACCCGCATCCTGGAGCCCACCTACACGCTGGATCCCACCCAGGACGGTGAGCGCAGCGTCATCATCCGCCGGGTCGGCGATGTCCAGATGCTGATGGCGGCCTACCACATCCCGGCGGGCACCGATCCCGACTTCCCCGCGCTGGAGATCCTGGGACAGATCCTGGCGGACACGCCGGGCGGGCGCCTGCACAAGGCGCTCGTGGACACCAAGCGCGCCACCTTCGTCTTCCCCTTCGTCAACGGCACCAAGGAACCCGGCCTGGCCATCTTCGGCACCCAGCTGCCCAAGGACAGCAACGGGGAGGAGGCCAAGGCCATCCTGCTCAAGACGCTGGAGGAATCCGCCGCCCAGCCCTTCACCCAGGAAGAGGTGGATCGAGCCCGGCAGCAGATCCTGAAGCAGGTGGACCTGCACCTGAACGAGAGCGACCGCCTGGGCGTGGCGCTCTCTGAATACATCGCCGAGGGCGACTGGCGGCTCTTCTTCCTCCAGCGGGACCGCTACAAGCAGCTGACCGTGGCCCAGGTCCAGGCGGCGGCCACGAAGTATCTGAAGCGCGAGAACCGCACCCTGGGCCAGTTCATTCCCACGGAGAAGCCCGACCGCGCCGAGATTCCGGCCATGGTGGATGCCGCCGCCCTCGTGAAGGACTACAAGGGCCAGGCCGCCGTGGCGAAGGGCGATGCCTTCGAGGCGTCGCCGGCCAACATCGACGCCAGCACCCGGCGGTTCACCACGGTCGCGGGCATGAAGGTCGCCCTGCTGCCCAAGAAGACCCGCGGCGAGAGCGTCAACCTGCAGCTGGTCCTCCGCCTGGGCAGCGAAGCCAGCCTGAAGGACAAGGATGTCGCCGGCAGCATGGCCGCGCAGATGCTGATGCGCGGCAGCGTCAAGCACACCCGCCAGCAGATCCAGGACACGCTCGACAAGCTGAAGGCCGAGGTCTCCCTCTTCGGCGACGGGGAGAATGTCCGGGCCGTGGTCACCACCACCCGGCCCAACCTGTCGGCGGTGCTGGATCTGCTCGCGGAGATCGTGAAGGAACCCGCCTTCGACAAGGAGGAGTTCTCCAAGCTGGTCAGCGAGACCGCCGCCTCCATCGAATCCAACAAGAAGGAACCCGCCTTCCTCGCCCAGACCGCCCTGCGGATGCACCTGGATCCCTACCCCCAGGGCCACCTCCGCCATGTCATGGGCCTCGAGGAGAGCATCGCCGCGATCAAGGGGGCGAAGCTGGAGGACGCCAAGGCCTTCCACCAGGCCTTCTACGGCACCTCGGCCGGCGAGCTGTCCGTGGTCGGCGACTTCGACGCCGCCGCCGTCCAGGGCCAGGTCCAGGCACTCTTCGGCGCCTGGAAGGCCCATGAGCCCTTCCAGCGCATGCCCCAGCGGCTGAAGGCCGATCTGCGGCCCCTGAGCGCCAAGCTCGAGACCCCGGAGAAGGCCCAGGCCTTCTTCATCGCGGCCCTCCCCATGCCCGTGAAGGACAGCGACCCGGACTACCCTGCCCTGGTGCTGGGCAACCACCTCCTGGGCGGCGGGTCCATCAACAGCCGCATCGCCAACCGCCTCCGCCAGAAGGAAGGCCTGTCCTACGGCGCGGGCTCCCAGTTCCAGGCCAGCGCCCTGGATGCGGTCGGCCAGTGGATGGCCTATGCCATCTACGCCCCCGAGAACCTGGAGCGGCTGGAATCCGCCTTCCGGCAGGAGCTGGCCCTGGCGAACGAGAAGGGCTTCACCGCCGAGGAGATCGCCGCCGCCAAGACCAGCTGGCTCCAGTCCCAGGCCACCGGCCGGGCCCAGGATCGCCAGCTCTGCATGCGGCTCAACGCCGACCTGTTCAACGGCCGCACACAGGCCTTCCAGGCCGACCTCGAGAAGAAGGTCCAGGCCCTCAGCAATGACCAGATCCTGGCCGCCCTCAGGAAGCACCTCGATCCCGCCAAGCTGAATGTGGTCCGCGCAGGCGATTTCGCCAAGGGCGCCAAGAAGTAG
- a CDS encoding uracil-DNA glycosylase family protein, translated as MSVMLFGEAPGPRGADQSGIPFWGDGAGITVYRALVATGRAEVPETAWEDWDGARFKALGLRPRLLGTALSNAYPACPTKDGEHFHAPSNRDLLAPPNLARLAAELAQAAAGAPGQLRVIAFGKRAEWVLSRLPGAPAFDLQPLPHPSAQGLLQGAPNRGKGMKLDDLRIAWQMQLQTLLAPS; from the coding sequence GTGTCCGTGATGCTCTTCGGCGAGGCCCCGGGCCCGCGGGGGGCGGACCAATCTGGCATTCCCTTCTGGGGCGACGGTGCGGGCATCACCGTCTACCGCGCCCTGGTCGCCACGGGTCGGGCCGAGGTGCCCGAGACGGCCTGGGAGGACTGGGATGGCGCCCGCTTCAAGGCCCTGGGCCTGAGGCCGAGGCTCCTCGGCACCGCCCTCAGCAACGCCTACCCTGCCTGCCCCACCAAGGATGGCGAGCACTTCCATGCGCCTTCCAACAGGGACCTGCTGGCTCCCCCCAACCTCGCTCGGCTGGCGGCGGAGCTGGCCCAGGCCGCGGCAGGTGCCCCGGGCCAGCTCCGCGTCATCGCCTTCGGCAAGCGCGCGGAGTGGGTGCTCAGCCGCCTGCCTGGAGCCCCCGCCTTCGACCTCCAGCCTTTGCCGCATCCCAGTGCCCAGGGCCTGCTGCAGGGGGCACCCAACCGGGGCAAAGGAATGAAATTGGACGACTTGAGAATTGCCTGGCAGATGCAGCTCCAGACCCTGCTGGCCCCTTCTTAA
- a CDS encoding isochorismatase family protein, translated as MPLLDSSRSILVVIDLQGKLVHMVQRPAPVLETTRRLLRLADLFAVPVVLTEQYPKGIGPTEASIREAYDGLSTPTFFLEKTAFGCCGDAGFEPLLQRARPGLPPEKRQIVVAGIEAHVCVMQTVLELLAAGHEVHLCWDAVSGRGEEYRKHALDRMAAAGATITNHESVAFEWARDKNHPQFKALSALMKEGQPG; from the coding sequence ATGCCCCTTCTCGATTCCAGCCGCAGCATCCTCGTCGTCATCGACCTGCAGGGCAAGCTCGTCCACATGGTGCAGCGCCCGGCCCCGGTTCTGGAGACCACCCGGCGGCTGCTGAGGCTGGCGGACCTCTTCGCGGTGCCGGTGGTGCTGACGGAGCAATACCCCAAGGGCATCGGCCCCACGGAGGCGAGCATCCGCGAGGCCTATGACGGACTGTCCACCCCGACCTTCTTTCTGGAAAAGACGGCCTTCGGCTGCTGCGGCGACGCAGGCTTCGAGCCCCTCCTCCAGCGGGCCCGGCCCGGACTCCCTCCCGAGAAGCGGCAGATCGTGGTGGCAGGCATCGAAGCCCATGTCTGCGTGATGCAGACTGTGCTCGAGCTCCTGGCCGCAGGTCACGAGGTGCACCTCTGCTGGGATGCCGTGAGCGGCCGGGGCGAGGAATACCGGAAGCACGCCCTGGACCGCATGGCCGCCGCCGGGGCCACGATCACCAACCACGAGTCCGTGGCCTTCGAGTGGGCCCGCGACAAAAACCACCCCCAGTTCAAGGCGCTGTCAGCGCTCATGAAGGAAGGGCAACCGGGTTGA